From Theileria annulata chromosome 1, complete sequence, *** SEQUENCING IN PROGRESS ***, one genomic window encodes:
- a CDS encoding uncharacterized protein (Tap821d03.p1c.C.cand.81 - score = 18.75) has translation MENDLRSKATAIFNNLNRFLNSLNYKEPNNVGSESSSKDNFPDSKFSVSDPNNLKNIEKYLSENSDGFSSKFNLLCSFNTIYSDILLEDDPIGIPLKPIYYTNLSRLGTEDQVLPSANLDSHAQDDPNADFELISNLSSEAGGDSDEDSFVCSVDSNFVNYTYWSVETGENVSSTSKPTYFNAKNCKISLLQEAEAFVAEALWGSDNNLFKITPRHLLLQSAQIANRAFFDPDYRKYLQLNYV, from the coding sequence atttttaataatttaaatagaTTCTTAAATTCACTTAACTATAAAGAACCAAATAATGTCGGATCCGAATCGTCTTCAAAGGACAATTTTCCCGACTCCAAGTTCAGCGTATCCGACCCGAATAACCtcaaaaatattgaaaaatacCTAAGCGAAAATTCAGATGGATTTTCAAGCAAATTTAACTTACTTTGTAGCTTTAATACCATATATTCTGACATTTTATTGGAGGACGATCCTATCGGAATTCCCCTCAAGCCTATATATTACACGAACTTGAGTAGATTAGGCACTGAAGACCAAGTACTTCCATCTGCCAATTTAGATTCCCATGCCCAAGATGACCCTAATGCTGACTTCGAACTGATAAGTAACTTGAGCAGTGAAGCTGGTGGCGATTCTGATGAAGACTCTTTCGTTTGTTCAGTGGATTCGAACTTTGTTAATTACACTTATTGGTCTGTTGAAACTGGCGAGAATGTAAGCTCGACCTCTAAACCTACTTATTTCAACGCTAAAAACTGCAAGATTTCCCTTCTTCAGGAGGCTGAAGCCTTTGTCGCTGAGGCCCTTTGGGGTTCCGACAATAATCTATTCAAGATCACTCCCAGGCACTTGTTGCTGCAATCTGCTCAAATTGCAAACAGAGCCTTCTTTGACCCTGATTATCGCAAATACTTACAACTCaattatgtataa